From Meiothermus sp. CFH 77666, one genomic window encodes:
- the nirB gene encoding nitrite reductase large subunit NirB, whose translation MTKRLVIIGNGMVGHKFIETLCSQPHDFTITTFCEEPHLAYDRVHLSRYFQSPRPNLGLADPETYRAWGVRVIHARAQAIDRTRRVVVASGCEVEYDLLVLATGSYPFVPPIEGRELEGCFVYRTLDDLARLEAYAGKARTGVVLGGGLLGLEAAGALQALGLKTHVVELAPRLLPQQVDELGGKHLFRYVKALGIEIHLGKTSKRIQGQKGRVVALEFADGGVLETDLVVFAAGVRPRDELARQAGLSIGERGGVVIDDYCRTSDPYIYAIGECAAHRGRTYGLVGPGYQMARVLAERLLGKESRFSGADTSTRLKLLGAEVASFGDAQAESPGATEVLYTDFARGLYKKLVFSEEGRLLGGILVGDTAAYPTLHGLLGERLEQPESLLLPSSAGSAPLPAKAQVCNCTGVARQQICEAVRAGARDLAALKQATQAGTGCGGCVPLLTEILQQELKALGEAVCHHICEHFPYSRAELFDIVRVMGYRTFEELLQGHGRGLGCEVCKPAVASILASLHNEYILKDELLPLQDTNDRFLANLQRDGTYSVVPRIPGGEITPDKLMAIASVAKKYGLYTKITGGQRIDLFGAHLHQLPQIWAELVAAGFESGHAYGKALRTVKSCVGDTWCRYGVQDSVGLAIRLENRYKGLRAPHKIKAAVSGCVRECAEAQSKDFGIIATERGWNLYVCGNGGMKPRHADLLAADLDEETLVRYIDRFLMFYIRTADRLQRTSVWLEKLEGGIEYLRQVIVEDKLGIGGELEAQMAQIIASYQDEWATTLQDPEKLKRFRHFVNSEEPDENIVRVEVRGQYRPAYDFERLTALPMNQGGAHD comes from the coding sequence ATGACGAAGCGCCTGGTGATAATTGGCAACGGCATGGTAGGGCACAAGTTCATTGAGACCCTATGCAGCCAGCCCCATGACTTCACAATCACAACCTTTTGCGAGGAGCCGCACCTAGCCTACGACCGGGTACATCTGAGCCGATACTTCCAGAGCCCGCGTCCGAATCTGGGCCTGGCCGACCCCGAAACCTACCGAGCCTGGGGGGTAAGGGTGATCCACGCTCGAGCCCAGGCCATTGACCGCACAAGGCGGGTGGTGGTTGCTTCGGGCTGCGAGGTCGAATACGACCTGCTGGTGCTAGCTACGGGGTCTTATCCCTTTGTGCCCCCCATCGAGGGTCGGGAGCTGGAAGGTTGCTTTGTCTACCGTACTTTAGACGACCTGGCCCGCCTTGAGGCTTACGCCGGTAAGGCCCGCACAGGGGTGGTGCTGGGCGGGGGCCTCCTGGGCCTCGAGGCCGCCGGAGCCTTACAGGCCCTCGGGCTCAAAACCCACGTGGTGGAGCTGGCCCCCCGGCTCCTGCCGCAGCAGGTGGACGAACTGGGGGGCAAACACCTGTTTCGTTATGTGAAAGCTCTGGGCATTGAGATACACCTGGGCAAGACCTCAAAGAGAATCCAGGGGCAGAAGGGGCGGGTGGTGGCCCTGGAATTTGCCGATGGTGGCGTACTCGAGACCGACCTGGTGGTTTTTGCAGCGGGCGTCCGGCCCCGCGACGAGCTGGCCCGTCAAGCAGGCCTGAGCATAGGGGAGCGGGGCGGGGTGGTTATTGACGATTATTGCCGCACTTCCGACCCTTATATCTACGCTATCGGGGAATGCGCCGCACACCGGGGCCGCACCTACGGCCTGGTGGGGCCAGGCTACCAGATGGCCCGCGTGCTGGCCGAGAGACTTCTAGGTAAAGAAAGCCGCTTTAGCGGGGCCGATACCTCTACCCGGTTAAAGCTCTTGGGCGCAGAGGTAGCCAGCTTCGGCGATGCCCAAGCTGAAAGCCCTGGCGCAACCGAAGTGCTTTACACCGACTTCGCTCGAGGTCTTTATAAAAAGTTGGTGTTCTCTGAGGAGGGGCGGCTTCTGGGAGGTATCCTGGTGGGCGATACCGCAGCCTACCCCACCCTGCATGGCCTCCTGGGGGAGCGCCTCGAGCAGCCCGAAAGCCTTTTGCTTCCCTCTAGCGCGGGCTCCGCCCCGCTGCCCGCCAAAGCCCAGGTGTGTAACTGCACCGGGGTAGCCCGGCAGCAGATCTGTGAGGCGGTTCGGGCGGGTGCACGCGACCTCGCGGCTCTCAAGCAAGCCACCCAGGCCGGAACCGGCTGTGGTGGTTGTGTACCGCTGCTCACCGAGATCCTGCAGCAGGAGCTAAAAGCTCTGGGCGAGGCCGTATGCCACCACATTTGCGAACACTTTCCCTATAGCCGGGCCGAACTCTTCGACATTGTGCGGGTGATGGGCTACCGCACCTTCGAAGAGCTTTTACAGGGGCACGGCCGGGGACTGGGGTGCGAGGTCTGCAAGCCGGCGGTGGCCTCGATCCTGGCCTCGCTCCACAACGAATACATTCTCAAGGACGAGCTCCTGCCCCTACAGGACACCAACGACCGCTTTCTGGCCAACCTCCAGCGCGACGGAACCTACTCAGTGGTGCCCCGTATTCCCGGTGGGGAGATTACCCCGGACAAGCTTATGGCCATCGCCTCGGTAGCCAAAAAGTACGGCCTGTACACCAAGATCACCGGTGGACAGCGCATCGACCTCTTCGGCGCTCATCTGCACCAGCTTCCGCAAATCTGGGCCGAGCTGGTGGCCGCAGGTTTTGAGTCGGGGCATGCTTACGGTAAGGCCCTGCGCACCGTCAAAAGCTGCGTGGGCGACACCTGGTGCCGCTACGGCGTTCAGGACTCGGTGGGCCTGGCCATCCGGTTGGAGAACCGCTACAAGGGTTTGCGGGCCCCTCACAAAATCAAAGCCGCGGTCTCGGGCTGCGTTCGCGAGTGCGCCGAGGCGCAGTCCAAGGACTTTGGCATCATTGCCACCGAGCGGGGCTGGAACCTGTATGTCTGCGGCAACGGCGGGATGAAACCCCGCCATGCTGATCTTCTAGCTGCGGATCTGGATGAGGAAACCCTTGTGCGTTACATCGATCGCTTCCTCATGTTCTACATCCGTACCGCCGACCGACTGCAGCGCACCAGCGTCTGGCTGGAAAAGCTGGAGGGAGGAATCGAGTACCTAAGACAGGTCATCGTGGAGGACAAGTTGGGCATCGGCGGTGAACTCGAGGCCCAGATGGCACAGATCATAGCCAGCTACCAAGACGAGTGGGCCACCACCCTGCAAGACCCGGAAAAGCTCAAGCGATTCCGCCACTTCGTCAACTCTGAGGAGCCCGACGAAAACATCGTACGGGTGGAGGTGAGGGGCCAGTACCGCCCGGCCTACGACTTTGAGCGACTAACGGCCTTGCCCATGAACCAGGGGGGTGCCCATGACTAA
- the nirD gene encoding nitrite reductase small subunit NirD — MTKANRCWRHICRLEEILEGTGVCAKVEGRQVAVFRLEGKLYALSNYDPFTRANVLSRGILGNRGERRYVASPLLKHRFDLETGECLDDAQVCIPTYAVRCERGEVWVGLLGRER; from the coding sequence ATGACTAAGGCCAACCGCTGCTGGAGGCACATCTGTCGCCTGGAGGAGATCCTCGAGGGCACCGGCGTGTGCGCCAAAGTAGAGGGCAGGCAGGTGGCCGTCTTTCGTCTGGAGGGGAAACTTTACGCCCTATCCAACTACGATCCCTTTACCAGGGCCAACGTCCTCAGCCGGGGTATCCTGGGCAACCGGGGCGAGCGGCGGTACGTGGCTTCTCCTCTGCTCAAACACCGCTTCGATTTAGAAACCGGGGAATGCCTAGACGATGCGCAGGTATGCATCCCCACCTATGCCGTTCGATGCGAACGGGGAGAAGTGTGGGTGGGCTTGCTGGGTAGAGAAAGATGA
- a CDS encoding uroporphyrinogen-III synthase — protein sequence MRVALCGPRRAADLALILEKQGAHALHRPTVETVLASPETLRAQLEKFACGGADWVIFTTGAGVEELHRQAEALGLWESVYAQLRQSKLAQRGYKSSRALLQQGLQAVAWDEDGTVEGLIEALKGHPLAGSRVFVQLYGQPAPRLVRFLREQGAWVEELMPYRHIPASEAALDTLIREILEGALDALVFTSQPQVEYLLDHAQKSGQLCRVKAAFERVWALAIGHITAIPLQKAGIRCFYPRVERMGALVTEFAQFIAQQK from the coding sequence ATGCGCGTTGCCTTGTGCGGCCCACGCCGGGCGGCCGACTTGGCCCTGATCCTGGAAAAGCAGGGGGCCCATGCCCTCCACCGGCCCACCGTAGAAACCGTACTGGCTTCGCCCGAGACCCTGCGGGCTCAGCTCGAAAAATTCGCTTGTGGGGGGGCCGACTGGGTCATCTTCACCACCGGAGCAGGAGTCGAAGAACTTCATCGCCAGGCCGAAGCCCTGGGGCTATGGGAAAGCGTCTACGCTCAGCTCAGGCAAAGCAAGCTGGCTCAACGCGGCTACAAGTCCAGCCGAGCCTTGCTTCAGCAGGGCTTACAGGCTGTGGCCTGGGACGAAGACGGCACCGTAGAAGGACTCATAGAAGCCCTCAAGGGGCATCCGCTAGCCGGCTCGAGGGTCTTCGTGCAGCTCTACGGCCAGCCAGCCCCTCGGCTGGTGCGCTTTTTGAGGGAACAAGGCGCCTGGGTGGAGGAATTAATGCCCTATCGGCACATCCCGGCCAGTGAGGCTGCCCTGGACACCCTCATCCGCGAGATTCTGGAAGGGGCGCTCGACGCCCTGGTGTTCACCAGCCAGCCCCAGGTAGAGTACCTGCTGGATCATGCGCAAAAGAGCGGTCAGCTCTGCCGGGTAAAAGCCGCCTTTGAGCGGGTCTGGGCCCTCGCCATCGGGCACATCACCGCAATTCCCCTGCAAAAAGCGGGCATTCGTTGCTTCTATCCCCGCGTTGAGCGCATGGGGGCTTTGGTCACAGAGTTTGCCCAGTTTATAGCGCAGCAAAAGTAG
- a CDS encoding glutamyl-tRNA reductase, translating to MERLTLIGVSQRRGGSAALRAWNAWLQSHPHLPPEVEERVTLLTCNRSELILALAEGASLEPLRARLIPPHLPRGYAFAGEAALEHLARVAASLDSVNPGEGQIMQQVRQAFEAAREAGTVGPITAFAFQQALRIGKRVRREVALAPARTSLFSLARPVLEDLLPRPARVAVVGVGKMGTLAARSLAALEGVELWLVNRSLGKAQALAEALGARAMGLEVFLERPPSLDALVAATPVAGLFGFSFFRQQPRLRAVVDLGLPPNVVPEAVGKARLLDLDYLERLGNERRARLQADLARAEAIVLQEVEGVVAEWAERSIGPAIARMRELYRLTLRELVGERVEPELLERLAHRFAHLPAKGLRGLLRQHGVEAALAFLQEAGLLEVERD from the coding sequence ATGGAGCGATTGACGCTCATCGGGGTCTCGCAACGACGGGGGGGCAGCGCCGCCTTGCGGGCTTGGAACGCCTGGCTGCAAAGCCATCCTCACCTTCCTCCCGAGGTGGAGGAACGTGTGACGCTGCTGACCTGCAACCGCAGCGAGCTGATCCTGGCGCTGGCCGAGGGGGCAAGCCTCGAGCCCCTTCGGGCCCGCCTGATCCCCCCTCACCTGCCCCGCGGCTACGCCTTCGCCGGCGAGGCCGCCTTAGAACACCTCGCCCGGGTGGCGGCCTCGCTGGACTCGGTCAACCCCGGCGAGGGCCAGATCATGCAGCAGGTGCGGCAGGCCTTCGAGGCCGCCCGGGAAGCCGGCACGGTAGGCCCCATCACCGCCTTTGCCTTTCAGCAAGCCCTGAGGATCGGCAAAAGGGTACGCCGGGAGGTGGCCCTGGCCCCGGCGCGAACCTCGCTCTTCAGCCTGGCTCGCCCGGTTCTGGAAGACCTCCTGCCCCGGCCTGCCCGGGTAGCGGTGGTGGGCGTGGGGAAGATGGGTACCCTGGCGGCCCGAAGCCTGGCCGCTTTGGAGGGCGTAGAGCTCTGGCTGGTCAACCGAAGCCTGGGGAAAGCCCAAGCGCTGGCGGAAGCCCTGGGGGCGAGGGCCATGGGGTTGGAGGTCTTTTTAGAACGCCCCCCCTCGCTGGACGCGCTGGTCGCGGCCACGCCGGTGGCTGGTCTGTTCGGCTTTTCCTTCTTTCGGCAGCAGCCCAGGCTCAGAGCAGTGGTCGATCTGGGCCTGCCGCCAAACGTCGTGCCGGAAGCGGTCGGCAAGGCGAGACTTCTTGATCTGGACTACCTGGAGCGGCTGGGCAACGAACGCCGCGCACGTCTGCAGGCCGATCTGGCCCGCGCGGAGGCGATCGTGTTGCAGGAGGTCGAGGGGGTGGTGGCGGAGTGGGCCGAGCGAAGCATCGGCCCGGCTATCGCCCGGATGCGGGAGCTTTACCGCCTGACCCTAAGGGAATTGGTGGGTGAACGCGTAGAGCCAGAACTCTTAGAGCGGCTGGCCCACCGCTTCGCCCACCTACCTGCCAAGGGCCTGCGCGGCCTGCTTCGGCAGCACGGCGTCGAGGCCGCCCTGGCTTTCTTGCAGGAGGCCGGGCTTCTGGAGGTGGAGCGTGACTAG
- the hemC gene encoding hydroxymethylbilane synthase has product MTRVRLATRGSRLALEQTGWVRAGLEALGAVAELVVVETQGDREQRPFAQMQGQGFFTKAVQEAVLEGRADLAVHSYKDLPSARPMGLEIVAVPPREDPRDLILARPEAVDEKAAHLPLCRGARVGSSAVRRQAQLRHLRPDLRPQELRGNVPTRLEKLARGEYEAVLLAYAGVRRLGADLSSFYAAALPPTLLVPAPAQGALALECREGDLELKALVKHLDDPKTRRTVAAERGLMARLAGGCQLALGAYAEEGPQGLELLAWYKGRIYRAIGQNPEAVAEGVFQQICAEHPEVVWSSP; this is encoded by the coding sequence GTGACTAGGGTGCGGCTCGCCACCCGCGGCAGCCGGCTGGCCCTGGAGCAAACCGGCTGGGTAAGGGCTGGTCTGGAGGCTCTAGGCGCTGTGGCGGAGCTGGTGGTGGTAGAGACCCAAGGCGACCGCGAGCAGCGCCCCTTCGCCCAGATGCAAGGCCAGGGCTTCTTCACCAAGGCGGTGCAGGAGGCTGTGCTGGAGGGCCGGGCCGACCTGGCGGTGCACTCTTACAAAGACCTGCCCAGCGCCCGGCCCATGGGGCTCGAGATAGTCGCTGTGCCTCCCCGCGAAGACCCCCGCGATCTCATTCTGGCCCGGCCTGAAGCGGTGGACGAAAAGGCGGCCCACCTGCCCCTCTGCCGGGGCGCTCGGGTGGGCAGCAGCGCGGTGCGCCGCCAGGCCCAGCTCCGCCACCTGCGCCCCGACCTGAGGCCGCAAGAACTCCGCGGCAACGTACCCACCCGTCTCGAGAAGCTGGCTAGAGGCGAGTACGAGGCGGTACTTCTGGCCTACGCCGGGGTAAGGCGGCTGGGGGCGGACTTAAGTTCCTTTTACGCCGCGGCGCTCCCGCCTACGCTGCTGGTGCCGGCCCCGGCTCAGGGGGCGTTGGCCCTGGAATGCCGGGAAGGCGACCTGGAGCTGAAAGCCCTGGTGAAGCACCTCGACGACCCCAAAACCCGCCGAACCGTAGCCGCCGAGCGGGGCCTGATGGCCCGGCTGGCCGGAGGGTGTCAGCTCGCCCTAGGGGCCTACGCGGAAGAGGGCCCGCAAGGCCTAGAACTTCTTGCCTGGTACAAAGGGCGGATCTACCGCGCAATCGGCCAGAACCCCGAGGCGGTGGCCGAGGGGGTCTTCCAGCAAATCTGCGCCGAGCACCCGGAGGTGGTATGGTCATCGCCCTGA
- a CDS encoding uroporphyrinogen-III synthase, whose protein sequence is MVIALTQSEGRLAGLAEALEVLGLRVLRVPLIETRTLKADLSPLLDCRIWLFTSPAAVQGVLDNGGQLGGRFLGAVGPATQQALEAAGGKVALVAPEASAEGLAEAFLHARPFGFVGLPQGNRARPVLAQRLRAAGYTVRSIPVYETQGRAWPEELSPPDLVLLASPSAVEALPPEIGQKSRLLALGPTTAAALRQRGFPYTLLPQPSAKAVLETIRGMRCSS, encoded by the coding sequence ATGGTCATCGCCCTGACCCAGTCGGAAGGCCGTCTAGCCGGCCTGGCAGAGGCCCTGGAGGTTCTCGGCCTGAGGGTACTCCGGGTTCCCCTGATCGAGACCCGCACCTTAAAGGCCGATCTCTCACCCTTGCTGGACTGCCGGATATGGCTTTTTACCAGTCCGGCCGCGGTGCAGGGAGTATTGGACAACGGCGGGCAACTTGGGGGGCGCTTCTTAGGTGCGGTGGGCCCGGCCACCCAGCAGGCCCTAGAAGCGGCAGGTGGAAAGGTAGCGCTGGTGGCGCCGGAGGCAAGCGCCGAGGGTCTGGCGGAGGCCTTCTTGCATGCCCGCCCCTTCGGTTTTGTGGGCCTGCCCCAGGGCAACCGGGCCCGGCCGGTGCTGGCCCAGCGCCTAAGGGCAGCGGGCTACACGGTAAGGAGCATCCCGGTCTACGAGACTCAGGGCCGAGCCTGGCCCGAAGAACTCTCCCCCCCCGACCTGGTGTTGCTGGCCAGCCCTTCAGCGGTGGAAGCCCTGCCCCCAGAGATTGGCCAGAAGTCCCGCCTGCTGGCCCTGGGCCCCACCACCGCGGCAGCCCTGCGCCAGCGAGGCTTCCCCTACACCCTTCTACCCCAGCCCAGCGCGAAGGCCGTGCTGGAGACCATCCGAGGTATGAGATGCTCGAGCTGA
- the hemB gene encoding porphobilinogen synthase, producing the protein MLELKKPKTPLQNLSSRPRRLRQSAALRESVAETHLRPADFIAPFFVMPGRGPAEPVAALPGVSRLCVDDFLREAERALRLGVRSFLLFGVLPEEAKDPLGASSADPEGPVPRALRAARKAFGEEVVLYTDVCLCAHTTHGHCGVIMETPRGPRIDNDLSLQRLAAMALAHAEAGADFVAPSDMMDGRVAYIRRALDQAGHTEVGILSYAVKYASAFYGPFREAAKSAPSFGDRQSYQMDPRNAREALKEAHLDEAEGADMLMVKPALAYLDVLARLRPTTTLPLVAYNVSGEYAMLKAAARAGALDEARAVREVLFALKRAGADLIVSYHALEALASGWL; encoded by the coding sequence ATGCTCGAGCTGAAGAAACCCAAGACCCCCCTCCAGAACCTCTCCTCTAGACCCCGCCGCCTGCGCCAAAGCGCCGCGCTGCGCGAGAGCGTGGCCGAGACCCACCTGCGCCCTGCCGACTTCATTGCCCCCTTTTTTGTCATGCCCGGCCGGGGCCCTGCCGAGCCTGTCGCAGCCCTGCCCGGCGTGAGCCGACTATGCGTGGACGACTTCCTGCGCGAAGCGGAAAGAGCGCTGCGCCTTGGGGTGCGCTCGTTTCTTCTATTCGGCGTTCTACCGGAGGAAGCCAAAGATCCCCTGGGCGCCTCGAGCGCCGACCCCGAGGGCCCTGTGCCCAGGGCTCTGCGGGCGGCCCGCAAGGCTTTTGGCGAAGAGGTGGTGCTTTATACCGATGTCTGTCTTTGCGCCCACACCACCCACGGCCACTGCGGCGTGATAATGGAGACTCCCCGTGGGCCGCGCATTGACAACGATCTAAGCCTCCAACGGCTAGCCGCCATGGCCCTCGCCCACGCCGAGGCCGGAGCCGACTTCGTGGCGCCCTCCGACATGATGGACGGCCGGGTGGCCTACATCCGCAGGGCACTTGATCAGGCCGGGCACACTGAGGTGGGCATCCTCTCCTACGCCGTAAAGTACGCCAGCGCCTTCTATGGCCCCTTCCGCGAGGCGGCCAAGAGCGCCCCCAGTTTCGGCGACCGCCAGAGCTATCAAATGGATCCGCGCAATGCCCGCGAGGCTTTGAAGGAAGCCCACCTAGACGAAGCCGAAGGCGCCGATATGCTCATGGTCAAGCCTGCCTTGGCTTACCTTGACGTACTGGCCCGTCTACGGCCCACCACTACCCTCCCTCTGGTGGCCTACAACGTGAGTGGGGAGTACGCCATGCTCAAAGCGGCGGCGCGGGCCGGGGCGCTGGACGAAGCGCGCGCGGTGCGAGAAGTGCTTTTTGCCCTCAAGCGGGCCGGAGCCGACCTGATCGTGAGCTACCACGCCCTGGAGGCTCTGGCCTCGGGCTGGCTATAG